In a genomic window of uncultured Flavobacterium sp.:
- a CDS encoding NADP-dependent malic enzyme, with protein sequence MNKESKRREALLYHSEPTPGKIQVVPTKKYATQRDLSLAYSPGVAEPCLEIAANVDDVYKYTAKGNLVAVISNGTAVLGLGDIGPEASKPVMEGKGLLFKIFSDIDVFDIEIGTKDIEEFIQTVKNIAPTFGGINLEDIKAPESFEIERRLVEELDIPVMHDDQHGTAIISSAALINALELAGKKAEDVKVVVSGAGSAAIACTDLYVLLGVKVENIKMFNSKGLLTKDNPSLSELQLKYAVDGAKIELAEAVKGADVFIGLSSGGILSAEMLLTMKENPIVFAMANPNPEIDYNLATETRKDVIMATGRSDFPNQVNNVLGFPYIFRGALDVRATKINEAMKMAAVKALAILAKEPVPEQVNVAYGATKLGFGNDYIIPKPFDPRLITVVAPAVARAAMESGVAKNPITDWAAYEDHLRERMGNDNKMVRLMTNRAKMDPKRIVFAEADQLNVLKAAQIVHEDGIGFPILLGNKEAILELKAELGFDAELEIIDPKTNEEEARRNRFAKSYWETRERRGVSLLDAQKYMRERNYFAAMMVNEGEADALVTGHTRSYPTVVKPMLQLIEKAPGASLVATANMMLTSRGPMFLSDTAININPSSEDLINIAIMTAKTAKMFGVEPVIAMVSYSNFGSSTSQSASKVREAVAYLHKNHPDMIVDGEIQADFALNQEMLAEKFPFSKLAGKKVNTLIFPNLESANITYKLLKELYKVNSIGPIMMGMGKPVHIFQLGASVEEMVNMAAIAVIDAQEKENKKNKLAK encoded by the coding sequence ATGAACAAAGAGAGTAAAAGAAGAGAAGCGTTACTGTACCATTCAGAACCAACTCCAGGAAAAATTCAGGTAGTTCCAACAAAAAAATATGCAACCCAAAGAGACTTATCTTTGGCTTATTCGCCGGGTGTTGCTGAGCCATGTTTAGAAATTGCAGCAAACGTAGACGACGTTTATAAATACACAGCAAAAGGAAATTTAGTTGCCGTTATCTCAAACGGTACAGCGGTTTTAGGACTTGGAGACATTGGTCCGGAAGCTTCTAAACCAGTTATGGAAGGAAAAGGTTTGTTGTTTAAAATCTTTTCGGATATTGATGTTTTTGATATAGAAATCGGAACTAAAGATATCGAAGAATTTATCCAGACGGTTAAAAATATTGCTCCAACTTTTGGAGGAATAAATCTTGAGGATATTAAAGCACCTGAATCTTTTGAAATCGAAAGAAGATTGGTAGAAGAATTGGATATTCCGGTAATGCACGATGATCAGCACGGAACGGCAATTATCTCTTCTGCGGCTTTAATCAACGCATTAGAATTAGCAGGAAAAAAAGCAGAAGATGTAAAAGTAGTAGTTTCTGGCGCAGGTTCGGCGGCAATAGCTTGTACTGATTTATATGTTTTGTTAGGAGTTAAGGTTGAAAATATCAAAATGTTTAATAGTAAAGGACTTTTAACAAAAGACAATCCTTCACTATCAGAATTACAATTGAAATATGCTGTTGATGGTGCTAAAATTGAATTAGCAGAAGCAGTAAAAGGAGCAGATGTTTTCATCGGATTGTCTTCAGGAGGTATTTTATCGGCTGAAATGTTGTTGACAATGAAAGAGAATCCGATTGTTTTTGCGATGGCAAATCCAAATCCGGAAATCGATTATAATTTAGCTACAGAAACTCGTAAAGATGTTATTATGGCTACAGGACGTTCAGACTTTCCTAACCAGGTTAATAATGTTTTAGGTTTTCCATATATTTTTAGAGGAGCGCTAGATGTTAGAGCGACTAAAATTAATGAAGCTATGAAAATGGCTGCTGTAAAAGCTTTGGCTATTTTGGCAAAAGAACCGGTTCCAGAACAAGTAAACGTGGCGTATGGCGCAACAAAACTTGGTTTTGGTAACGATTATATTATCCCTAAACCATTTGATCCAAGATTGATTACTGTAGTTGCTCCGGCAGTTGCAAGAGCAGCAATGGAATCTGGTGTTGCAAAAAATCCTATTACAGATTGGGCAGCTTACGAAGATCACCTTCGTGAACGTATGGGGAACGATAATAAAATGGTTCGTTTGATGACAAACCGTGCTAAAATGGATCCTAAAAGAATTGTATTTGCTGAGGCAGATCAATTAAATGTATTAAAAGCAGCACAAATTGTTCATGAAGACGGAATTGGTTTTCCAATTTTATTAGGAAATAAAGAAGCGATTTTAGAGCTTAAAGCTGAATTAGGTTTTGATGCAGAACTTGAAATCATCGATCCTAAAACAAATGAAGAAGAAGCAAGACGTAACAGATTTGCAAAATCATATTGGGAAACAAGAGAGAGAAGAGGCGTTTCGCTGCTTGATGCTCAGAAATATATGCGCGAAAGAAACTATTTTGCTGCAATGATGGTTAATGAAGGCGAAGCTGATGCATTAGTTACCGGTCATACAAGAAGTTATCCAACGGTTGTAAAACCAATGTTGCAATTGATCGAAAAAGCACCTGGAGCCTCACTTGTTGCAACTGCAAATATGATGTTGACTTCTCGCGGACCAATGTTCTTGTCTGATACTGCAATTAATATCAATCCTTCATCTGAAGATTTGATTAACATTGCAATTATGACTGCAAAAACTGCAAAAATGTTTGGTGTTGAGCCAGTTATTGCAATGGTTTCTTATTCAAATTTTGGATCTTCAACAAGCCAAAGTGCTTCAAAAGTAAGAGAAGCAGTAGCTTATTTGCATAAAAATCATCCTGATATGATCGTTGACGGAGAGATTCAGGCAGATTTTGCTTTGAACCAGGAAATGCTTGCAGAGAAATTTCCTTTCTCAAAATTAGCAGGAAAGAAGGTAAATACATTGATTTTCCCTAACTTAGAGTCGGCTAATATTACTTATAAGTTATTAAAAGAATTATATAAAGTAAATTCAATTGGTCCAATTATGATGGGAATGGGTAAACCGGTTCACATTTTTCAATTAGGAGCAAGCGTTGAAGAAATGGTTAATATGGCTGCAATTGCGGTTATTGATGCTCAGGAAAAAGAGAATAAAAAAAATAAATTAGCTAAATAG
- the ruvA gene encoding Holliday junction branch migration protein RuvA, with protein sequence MIAHLQGKLVEKNPTDVVIDCGGVGYQVHISLHTFSLIPNAENIKLYTHLQIKEDAHTLFGFAEKSEREIFRMLLSVSGIGANIARTMLSSIEPRQIINAIASGDVGIIQSIKGIGNKTAQRVILDLKEKVLKLYDLDEVSVVQNNTNRDEALSALEVLGFVRKTSEKVVEKIVKEDPEATVESIIKKALKSL encoded by the coding sequence ATGATAGCACATTTGCAAGGTAAATTAGTCGAGAAAAATCCTACAGATGTAGTGATTGATTGTGGAGGTGTTGGATATCAAGTACATATCTCTTTACACACCTTCTCATTAATTCCTAATGCAGAAAATATAAAATTGTATACGCATCTTCAAATTAAGGAAGATGCGCATACTTTATTTGGTTTCGCAGAAAAATCAGAACGAGAAATTTTTAGAATGTTGTTATCTGTTTCAGGAATTGGAGCAAATATTGCCAGAACAATGTTGTCTTCAATTGAGCCTCGACAAATAATAAATGCTATTGCCTCTGGCGATGTAGGTATTATTCAGTCAATTAAAGGAATTGGGAACAAAACAGCACAAAGAGTTATTCTTGATTTAAAAGAAAAAGTGTTAAAGTTGTACGATTTAGATGAAGTTTCTGTAGTACAAAACAATACAAATAGAGATGAAGCGTTATCTGCTTTGGAAGTTTTAGGTTTTGTTCGAAAAACATCCGAAAAAGTAGTCGAAAAGATCGTCAAAGAAGATCCGGAAGCTACTGTAGAATCAATCATCAAAAAAGCTTTAAAAAGCTTATAA